The region ACAACTTCGCCAAGTACCCGCTCAACGACGAAGAGGAATACCGAAGCAGGCTGCTGCACCGCCGCATCGACGTCGACTACAACGGCTGGTGGATGTGCATGATCCCGCGGCAGGTGGCCGAAGAACTCGGCCAGCCGCTGCCGCTGTTCATCAAGTGGGACGACGCGGACTACGGCCTGCGCGCCGGTGAGCACGGCTACCCGACGGTCACCCTTCCCGGTGCCGCCATTTGGCACATGGCGTGGAGCGACAAGGACGACGCGATCGACTGGCAGGCGTACTTCCACCTACGCAACCGACTGGTGGTCGCCGCCTTGCACTGGGACGGCAACATCCGCGGATTGCTCGCCAGCCATCTCAAGGCCACTATCAAACATCTTCTGTGCCTTGAGTATTCGACCGTCGCGATCCAGAACAGGGCGATGGACGACTTCTTGGCGGGTCCTGAGCACATCTTCTCGATCCTCGAGTCCGCGCTGCCCGAGATCCGCGCGATGCGCCAGCAGTATCCCGATGCGGTGGTCCTGCCGGGTGCCACCGCGCTGCCGCCACCGTCGGACAAGCGGTGGCGCAAGAAGGTGACCATCCCGACCAACCCGCTGGCGATCGCGGTGCGACTGGTGCGCGGCGTCATCCACCAACTCAAGCCGCACGACCCCGAACACCATCTTCGTCCGCAGATCAACGTCGCGACGCAGGACGCCAGGTGGTTCTCGTTGTGCAAGGTCGACGGGGTCACGGTGACCACCGCCGATGGCCGCGGCGTGGTCTACCGGCAACGGGATCGCGCGAAAATGTTTGCGCTGCTTCGGGAGTCGTTGCGGCGCCAGCTCATCCTGGCCCGCAAGTTCAACAAGATGCGCAGGGTCTACCGCGAGGCGCTGCCAGTGCTGTCCAGCAAGCAGAAGTGGGAATCGGTCTTGTTAGAGGCCTCCCCGCATGCCTGACGAGTTGCGGGGCGAAGAAGCCGCGCTGGTGGCCGTGCAGTCGGCGCTCGCCGACCGGCCGGGGGTGCTGGCGGGGGCGCGCGCACTGTCCCACTTCGGTGAGCACAGCCTCGGCTGGCTGGCGATCTCCGCGCTCGGTGCGCTGCTGCAGCCGTCGCGGCGGCAAGCCTGGTTGGCCGCGGGTGCCGGTGCCTTTCTCGCCCATGCCGCGGCGGTGCTGATCAAGCGGGTGGTCAAGCGCGAGCGCCCGCATCACCCCGCGGTCGCGGTCAACGTCGGCACACCGAGTCGACTGAGCTTCCCGTCGGCGCACGCCACCTCGACCACCGCGGCGTCGATCCTGCTGGCACGCACCACCGGCTTTCCGCTGCCCGCGGTGTTGGTACCGCCGATGGCGTTGTCCCGCTTGGTTCTTGGCGTGCATTACCCCAGCGACGTGCTCACCGGCGTCGCGGTAGGGGCGGTGGTCGCGAAGACCGTCGGAGCCGTCGCTGACCGGGTTGGAGGAGATGGATGAGCATCTCGAGTGAGAGCAGTGCAGAGAGCGCGCAGAAGATGAGTGAAGAACCGGCACCGGTCAAGGGCCCACCCAGCAACGTCGTGACCGGGCTGATCAAGGCGATCCGACCCCGGCAATGGGTGAAGAATCTGCTCGTCCTGATCGCGCCGGTTGCCGCGTTCGGCAGCGACGTCAAGTTCAGCGTCGAAGGCGTCGCGGTCAACGTGGCGATCGCGTTCGTGGCGTTCAGCCTCGCGGCGTCTTGCGTGTATCTGATCAACGATGCCCGCGACGTCGAAGCGGACCGGCAGCATCCGACGAAGCGCTTCCGCCCGATCGCCGCTGGCGTGGTGCCCGAGTGGCTCGCCTACAGCGTCGCAGTGGTACTCGGCATCGCCGCGCTCGCGGTCTCGCTGTTGGCCAGCCCGAACCTGGCCGTGGTGATCGCCATCTACATCGCAATGCAGATGGCCTACTGCTTCGGACTCAAACACCAACCGGTGCTTGACATCTGCATCGTCGCCTCGGCGTATCTGATCCGCGCCATCGCGGGCGGCGCCGCCGCAGGAATCCCGCTGTCGCAGTGGTTCCTGCTCGGCATGACGTTCGCCTCGTTGTTCATGGTGGGCGGCAAGCGCTACGCCGAACTGCAACTCGCCGAGCGCACCGGCGCCAAGATCCGCAAATCTCTGGAGAGCTACACGGCGTCCTACCTGCGCTTCGTGTGGACGCTGTCGGCCACCGCGACCGTCCTCTGCTACGGGCTGTGGGCCTTCGAGCGGGATGGCAACTACGCGTCGTGGTATGCGGTGACGATCATTCCGTTCACGATCGCGATCCTGCGATACGCGGTCGACGTGGACGGCGGGCTGGCAGGCGAGCCGGAGGAGATCGCGCTGAAGGACCGTGTGCTCCAACTGCTCGCCGTGGCGTGGATCGGGACCATCGGTGCCGCCCTTTTCCTCAGCTGAACGATACAGAGCCGCGGCCGCGGCTCGGCTGGCCCGCTGGCCGGCGTTCCCGTACGACATGACCACCAGGGTCAGCCTGTGGATCGGCGTGATCGCCGTGTCCGCGCTCTACGGCTGGGGCGCATGGCAGCGGCGCTGGATCGCAGACGACGGGCTGATCGTGCTGCGCACCGTGCGAAACCTGTTGGCCGGCAACGGCCCGGTGTTCAATGCGGGCGAACGCGTCGAGGCCAACACCTCGACCGTCTGGACCTACCTGATCACGCTGTTCAGCTGGATCGGCGGCGAAGTGCAACTGGAGTACGTGGCGCTGTTCCTCGCGCTGGTGCTCAGCGTCGCGGGCGTCGCGCTGTTGATGCTCGGCGCGGGCCGGTTGTACGCGCCAGGCTTGCGCGGCCGACGCGCGCTGCTGCTGCCCGCGGGCGCGCTGGTGTACATCGCGGTGCCGCCCGCGCGGGACTTCGCCACCTCGGGACTCGAAAACGGGCTGGTACTGGCCTATCTGGGCCTGCTGTGGTGGATGATGGTGGCCTGGTCGCAGGCTCTGCGCGCCTACCCCGGCGGGCAGCAACCGCTGCCACGCCGCGGTGCACCGCAGCCGACGACCAACGCGGTCAGCGGATTATTCGACGGCACACTGGCTTTCGTCGCCGGATTGAGCGTGCTGGTGCGCCCCGAACTGGCGCTGGTCGGCGGGCTGGCGTTGATCATGATGCTCGTCGCGGCCCGCGGTTGGCGCCGTCGACTGCTGATCGTCGTGGCCGGCGGCCTCCTGCCGGTCGGCTATCAGATCTTCCGGATGGGCTACTACGGCCTGCTCTATCCCAGCACCGCGATCGCCAAGGACGCGTCGGGATCCAAATGGGCGCAAGGCTTTGTATACCTGACCAACTTCAACCGGCCGTATCTGCTGTGGGCGCCCGCCATCCTGCTCGCCGGCCTCGGCCTGGTCACCCTGGTAACCAAGGGCAGGCCGTGGTGGATCCGCCGGGGCACCCCACCTGGCTACAGCTGGTTGGCCCGTAGGGTGCAAAGCCCTTCGGCGGTAGTCATTTTCATTCTCGTCAGCGGACTGCTGCAGGGCATCTACTGGATCCGCCAGGGCGGTGACTTCATGCACGGCAGAGTGCTGCTCACCCCCATCTTCTGCCTGCTGGCACCGGTGGCGGTGATTCCGATGGCGTTGCCCGATGGCGCCCGAATGCCCCGTGGCCCAGCCTATTTGTTCGCGGGCGCGACCGGTGTGCTGTGGTTGGCCGTCGCGGTGTGGTCGTTGTGGGCGGCCAACTCACCTGGACTAGGCGCCGACGCCACCCGGGTCACCTATACCGGCATCGTCGACGAGCGGCGGTTCTACTCTCAGGCCACCGGCAACCCGCACCCGCTGACCGCCGCCGACTATTTGGACTATCCGCGGATGCGGGCTGTGCTCACCGCGCTGGACAACACCCCCGACGGCGCGCTGCTGCTGCCGTCGGGCAACTATGACCAGTGGGACGTGGTGCCCGCCGTCCCACCGCCGCCCGATATGCCTCCCGAGCTTCGCAAGAAGTACAAGGGCCCGCACACAGTGTTTTTCACCAACCTCGGCATGCTCGGCATGAACGTGGGGTTGGACGTGCGGGTGATCGACCAGATCGGTCTGGCAAATCCGCTGGCGGCGCATACGGCGCGCCTGCTCGACGGTCGCATCGGGCACGACAAGAACCTGTTCCCGGACTGGGCGGTGGCCGAAGGACCGTTCCTGCCGATGCCGCCGTTCATCCCGGCCTACCTCGATGAGGACTGGGTCGCGCAGGCCAAGGCCGCGTTGAAGTGCCCCGCCACCGACTCGATGCTCAACGCGATTCGCAGTCCGATGAGCTTGCGTCGGTTTGTATCGAATTTGCTGCACGCCGCGGAGTTCAGCAGCTACCGGATCGACCGGGTGCCGCTCTACGAGCTGAAACGCTGCGGGCTGCCTGTGCCGCCGCCGTCGGCGCCACCCTACACGGGCATGCCTGCCACCGGACCGTGAGCTGCCGCCGATTTGTTAGCTGGCGGGGTTTTCTGGGAGTTTGGTAACACCGCAGCCGTATTGGCGCGATAGCTACTTCGAGACCGCCGGCGAAACGGCGTGCACACCTGAACGGACGGTAGACCAGCAGATGCCCAGGCAATCGGTGGACAGCGCTGTGCCTAATCGGCTTCGGCGCATGCTGGTCGTGGCCGCAGCGGTGCTGATGCTTCCCGCGCTCGGCGTCGTGCCGGTCGCCAACGCGTTTTCGCGTGAAGGGCTGCCCGTCGAATACCTCGACGTGTACTCGACGGCGATGGGCCGCAACATCCGGGTGCAGTTCCAGCCCGCGTCGGACGCCGCATCCGCACCTACTGCAGCGAGCAAGGCCGTCTATCTGCTCGACGGCATGCGGGCAC is a window of Mycobacterium sp. 3519A DNA encoding:
- a CDS encoding phosphatase PAP2 family protein, which produces MPDELRGEEAALVAVQSALADRPGVLAGARALSHFGEHSLGWLAISALGALLQPSRRQAWLAAGAGAFLAHAAAVLIKRVVKRERPHHPAVAVNVGTPSRLSFPSAHATSTTAASILLARTTGFPLPAVLVPPMALSRLVLGVHYPSDVLTGVAVGAVVAKTVGAVADRVGGDG
- a CDS encoding decaprenyl-phosphate phosphoribosyltransferase — translated: MSEEPAPVKGPPSNVVTGLIKAIRPRQWVKNLLVLIAPVAAFGSDVKFSVEGVAVNVAIAFVAFSLAASCVYLINDARDVEADRQHPTKRFRPIAAGVVPEWLAYSVAVVLGIAALAVSLLASPNLAVVIAIYIAMQMAYCFGLKHQPVLDICIVASAYLIRAIAGGAAAGIPLSQWFLLGMTFASLFMVGGKRYAELQLAERTGAKIRKSLESYTASYLRFVWTLSATATVLCYGLWAFERDGNYASWYAVTIIPFTIAILRYAVDVDGGLAGEPEEIALKDRVLQLLAVAWIGTIGAALFLS
- the zomB gene encoding flagellar motor control protein ZomB, which translates into the protein MTTRVSLWIGVIAVSALYGWGAWQRRWIADDGLIVLRTVRNLLAGNGPVFNAGERVEANTSTVWTYLITLFSWIGGEVQLEYVALFLALVLSVAGVALLMLGAGRLYAPGLRGRRALLLPAGALVYIAVPPARDFATSGLENGLVLAYLGLLWWMMVAWSQALRAYPGGQQPLPRRGAPQPTTNAVSGLFDGTLAFVAGLSVLVRPELALVGGLALIMMLVAARGWRRRLLIVVAGGLLPVGYQIFRMGYYGLLYPSTAIAKDASGSKWAQGFVYLTNFNRPYLLWAPAILLAGLGLVTLVTKGRPWWIRRGTPPGYSWLARRVQSPSAVVIFILVSGLLQGIYWIRQGGDFMHGRVLLTPIFCLLAPVAVIPMALPDGARMPRGPAYLFAGATGVLWLAVAVWSLWAANSPGLGADATRVTYTGIVDERRFYSQATGNPHPLTAADYLDYPRMRAVLTALDNTPDGALLLPSGNYDQWDVVPAVPPPPDMPPELRKKYKGPHTVFFTNLGMLGMNVGLDVRVIDQIGLANPLAAHTARLLDGRIGHDKNLFPDWAVAEGPFLPMPPFIPAYLDEDWVAQAKAALKCPATDSMLNAIRSPMSLRRFVSNLLHAAEFSSYRIDRVPLYELKRCGLPVPPPSAPPYTGMPATGP